A DNA window from Sporosarcina sp. ANT_H38 contains the following coding sequences:
- the panD gene encoding aspartate 1-decarboxylase, producing the protein MFRMMMNSKLHRATVTEADLNYVGSITIDSDLLDAAGMYPNEKVHVVNNNNGARFETYIIAGERGSGVICVNGAAARLVQRGDIVIILSYIYMTDEEARMHEPTVLIMDDKNEVKEIIREKQGMTL; encoded by the coding sequence ATGTTCAGAATGATGATGAACAGTAAATTACACCGAGCAACTGTAACAGAAGCAGACCTTAATTATGTAGGAAGCATTACGATCGATAGTGATCTGTTAGATGCTGCTGGTATGTACCCGAATGAGAAGGTACATGTGGTAAACAACAACAACGGTGCACGCTTTGAAACGTATATCATAGCAGGAGAGCGCGGAAGTGGTGTCATCTGTGTAAACGGTGCTGCCGCACGTCTGGTACAGCGCGGGGATATTGTTATTATTCTGTCATACATCTATATGACTGATGAAGAAGCACGTATGCATGAACCAACTGTTCTTATTATGGATGATAAAAACGAAGTAAAAGAAATTATTCGAGAAAAACAGGGTATGACACTCTAA
- the panC gene encoding pantoate--beta-alanine ligase, translating into MTVVHSIEALHGMIDRNNREGRTVGFVPTMGFLHEGHLTLVEQAREHNDMVVMSIFVNPAQFGPGEDFEAYPRDAERDASLAKEAGVDILFMPTPEEMYPQDGGVRILPGPQSKVLCGASRPGHFDGVLKVVLKLFNIVDPDRSYFGMKDAQQLAIIETFIRDYNLRTSIVRVPIVREQDGLAKSSRNVNLTEKERAEAPVIQQALKKGVLLFNAGVSVDEIEREIAAYITENSSGIMDYVSLLSYPELTHYEKLSNEVILACAVKFGKTRLIDNTIMSIKDGYHVQNDDEQ; encoded by the coding sequence ATGACAGTCGTTCATTCGATTGAGGCCCTGCACGGCATGATTGATCGTAACAATCGCGAAGGCCGTACAGTCGGTTTCGTGCCAACAATGGGTTTTTTACATGAAGGCCACTTAACGCTTGTAGAGCAGGCAAGAGAGCATAATGATATGGTTGTCATGAGCATTTTTGTTAATCCAGCTCAGTTTGGCCCTGGAGAGGATTTTGAAGCCTATCCGCGTGATGCAGAACGTGATGCAAGTCTGGCTAAAGAGGCAGGTGTAGACATTTTATTCATGCCGACACCTGAAGAAATGTACCCGCAAGACGGTGGTGTCCGTATCTTGCCAGGGCCTCAGTCAAAAGTTCTATGCGGAGCATCTCGTCCAGGTCATTTTGATGGTGTTTTGAAAGTTGTCTTAAAGCTATTTAATATCGTTGACCCGGACCGTTCATATTTTGGCATGAAAGATGCACAGCAACTGGCGATTATTGAGACATTTATTCGTGACTATAATTTAAGAACGTCAATTGTTCGGGTACCCATTGTTCGCGAGCAAGATGGTCTTGCGAAAAGTTCTAGAAATGTCAATCTTACCGAGAAGGAACGTGCAGAGGCACCAGTCATCCAGCAAGCACTTAAAAAAGGTGTATTGTTGTTTAATGCAGGTGTCTCTGTGGATGAAATTGAACGTGAAATCGCTGCATACATTACAGAAAACAGTTCAGGCATAATGGATTATGTTTCGCTACTTTCATATCCTGAGCTTACACACTATGAAAAATTGTCCAATGAAGTGATTCTTGCATGTGCAGTGAAATTCGGTAAAACGAGATTGATCGATAACACTATTATGTCAATAAAGGATGGTTATCATGTTCAGAATGATGATGAACAGTAA
- the panB gene encoding 3-methyl-2-oxobutanoate hydroxymethyltransferase, with product MKSTVDFIKMKKANEKIVMLTAYDYPSAKLAEDAGVDIILVGDSLGMVVLGYDSTIAVTTDDMIHHGSATRRGAKETFVVVDMPFGSYHGSADRTLTDAIRIFQQTGANALKLEGAGNVVDTIRLLTGTGIPIVAHLGLLPQSASVDGGYKVQGKTAQAAQQLIDDARACEAAGAFMVVLECIPYQLGEQVSAAVSIPVIGIGAGAGTDGQVLVYHDTVKYGSHHVPKFVETFADVGTVIHEGLIKYVAAVKDGSFPAERHRFTMKEEELTALYGGNKDDN from the coding sequence TTGAAAAGCACAGTTGATTTTATCAAAATGAAAAAGGCAAACGAAAAGATTGTCATGTTGACGGCTTATGATTATCCGTCTGCAAAACTTGCGGAAGATGCGGGAGTCGATATTATTCTCGTGGGAGACTCACTAGGCATGGTCGTCCTTGGCTATGATTCGACGATTGCGGTCACGACGGATGACATGATCCATCATGGTAGCGCGACTAGAAGAGGGGCAAAGGAGACGTTTGTTGTTGTTGACATGCCATTCGGTTCATATCATGGCAGCGCAGACAGAACGTTAACTGATGCTATCCGTATTTTTCAACAAACAGGTGCTAATGCATTAAAGCTTGAGGGAGCAGGGAACGTGGTTGATACGATTCGTCTCCTAACAGGAACAGGAATTCCGATTGTGGCACATCTTGGTCTATTACCTCAGTCTGCATCCGTTGACGGCGGATATAAAGTACAAGGGAAGACGGCGCAAGCGGCTCAACAACTTATTGATGATGCACGTGCTTGTGAAGCTGCAGGAGCCTTTATGGTTGTCTTGGAATGTATTCCTTATCAGCTAGGCGAACAGGTTTCTGCAGCAGTATCAATACCAGTTATTGGCATTGGTGCAGGAGCAGGAACGGACGGTCAAGTGCTTGTATACCATGACACTGTGAAGTATGGCAGTCATCACGTCCCGAAATTTGTTGAGACGTTTGCGGATGTCGGAACAGTTATTCATGAGGGTTTGATAAAGTATGTGGCTGCAGTGAAAGATGGTTCATTCCCGGCCGAACGTCATCGTTTTACGATGAAAGAAGAAGAATTAACAGCGTTATACGGAGGCAATAAGGATGACAATTGA
- a CDS encoding biotin--[acetyl-CoA-carboxylase] ligase, translating to MNSIVKNELLKRLFEAEGEPVSGQEIADQFGLSRTAIWKYVKEIEKDGYVIGTIRKKGYYLIESPDRVNEANIQKQLTTKRYGRNIHYFETCTSTQIIAHDEEQNGALDGTVIISEEQTSGRGRMARAWSSTAGKGIWMSVIARPALTPQQAPQMTLVAAVAVTRAIQEITGIEPDIKWPNDILVKGKKVTGILTELQADPDQVKAIILGIGINVNQDQADFPDELHGIATSLKLLTGKPVDRAQLIAKTLEFLEIYTDLYVKHGFGPIKILWEGFSNTTGKRIRAVMFNETIVGIALGISEEGVLELKLDDGTIRGIYSADIELSN from the coding sequence ATGAATTCAATCGTGAAAAATGAATTGTTGAAAAGACTGTTCGAGGCGGAAGGTGAACCCGTCTCCGGACAAGAAATTGCTGATCAATTCGGATTATCGAGGACTGCCATTTGGAAATACGTTAAAGAAATCGAAAAAGATGGCTACGTGATTGGGACGATTCGGAAAAAAGGGTATTATCTCATCGAATCACCAGATCGGGTTAACGAAGCAAATATCCAAAAACAGTTAACGACAAAAAGGTATGGGCGAAATATCCACTATTTCGAGACTTGTACGTCGACACAGATCATCGCACATGATGAAGAGCAGAACGGCGCTTTGGATGGAACTGTCATTATCTCAGAAGAACAGACGTCAGGAAGAGGACGGATGGCACGCGCTTGGAGTTCCACGGCAGGCAAGGGCATTTGGATGAGTGTGATTGCCCGCCCGGCGTTAACACCGCAACAAGCGCCGCAGATGACGTTAGTTGCAGCGGTCGCCGTAACACGTGCAATTCAGGAAATAACCGGAATTGAACCGGATATTAAATGGCCGAATGATATTCTGGTCAAAGGCAAAAAAGTGACCGGGATTTTAACTGAGCTGCAAGCAGACCCCGATCAAGTAAAGGCAATCATTTTAGGAATTGGCATAAATGTTAACCAGGATCAAGCGGATTTTCCTGATGAACTGCACGGCATAGCGACATCACTTAAATTGCTCACGGGTAAACCAGTCGATCGCGCACAATTGATCGCAAAAACGCTTGAATTTCTCGAAATATACACTGACCTCTATGTGAAACATGGCTTCGGTCCCATCAAGATACTATGGGAAGGTTTTTCCAATACAACTGGCAAACGTATTCGGGCGGTTATGTTCAATGAAACGATTGTAGGAATAGCACTCGGTATTTCTGAAGAAGGTGTACTGGAACTTAAGCTTGACGACGGGACAATCCGAGGTATTTATTCTGCAGACATCGAACTTTCAAATTGA
- a CDS encoding CCA tRNA nucleotidyltransferase produces the protein MISLFGTAPSREVIRTLENAGFEAVFVGGAVRDYLLGKTATDIDIATSAEPEEVKAIFPQTVDLGSAHGTVLVLMNGEPIEVTTFRTEGTYTDHRRPDEVRFVKSLKEDLRRRDFTMNALAMTKDGELIDLFGGKVDMADRIIRAVGNAADRFNEDALRMFRAIRFTAVLGFNIEEQTFKAISDNAGQIRYVSVERLKAEMDKLFASANPMKAFHSIQNTGLNLHLPLFPEDNEKLNRTVPFESALEGWACFMIAGNFSASDVARAYKLSNVEKLFLSSVKEAYTNRLACQFTIDEYYQYDLAVLFTTEKLFRSMLDNVETISCTEIRQMKQSLPIQSIADLAVDGKKLMEWTSQKGGRWIGEWISEIEKAVLYRTCENNSNDIKEWFLYEFNREK, from the coding sequence ATGATTTCATTATTCGGAACTGCGCCGAGCCGCGAAGTTATCCGTACCCTTGAAAATGCGGGATTTGAAGCTGTTTTTGTCGGAGGTGCAGTAAGAGATTACCTATTGGGCAAAACGGCGACTGATATTGATATTGCAACTTCTGCAGAGCCTGAAGAAGTAAAAGCAATATTTCCGCAAACTGTGGATTTAGGTTCAGCCCATGGTACGGTCCTTGTGCTGATGAACGGTGAACCGATTGAAGTAACTACTTTCAGGACAGAAGGCACGTATACAGATCATCGTCGACCGGATGAAGTGCGTTTCGTCAAATCGTTAAAAGAAGATTTGCGCCGACGTGATTTCACCATGAATGCGCTTGCTATGACAAAAGACGGTGAATTAATCGATTTGTTCGGTGGTAAGGTGGACATGGCTGATCGTATCATTAGAGCTGTAGGAAACGCAGCAGATCGATTCAATGAGGACGCTCTTCGTATGTTCAGAGCTATCCGTTTTACAGCTGTCCTCGGTTTCAATATCGAAGAACAAACATTTAAAGCAATAAGTGATAATGCCGGGCAAATTCGTTACGTATCTGTAGAGCGCCTAAAAGCTGAAATGGACAAATTGTTTGCAAGTGCCAATCCCATGAAAGCGTTTCACAGCATACAAAATACAGGATTAAATTTACATCTTCCTCTTTTTCCAGAAGACAATGAAAAACTCAATCGGACTGTGCCATTCGAATCGGCACTTGAAGGTTGGGCTTGTTTTATGATTGCAGGAAACTTCTCGGCGTCTGATGTTGCCAGGGCGTACAAATTATCGAATGTCGAAAAGTTATTTCTCTCATCAGTAAAAGAGGCATATACGAACCGGCTGGCTTGTCAATTTACGATTGATGAGTATTACCAATATGATTTGGCTGTTCTGTTTACAACGGAAAAGCTGTTTCGTTCGATGCTCGATAATGTCGAAACAATTTCGTGTACAGAAATTAGACAGATGAAACAGTCATTACCGATTCAGTCCATAGCAGATCTTGCTGTAGACGGAAAAAAACTGATGGAGTGGACAAGTCAAAAAGGCGGCAGATGGATCGGTGAATGGATAAGTGAAATCGAAAAAGCCGTTCTGTATAGGACATGTGAAAATAATTCAAATGACATAAAGGAATGGTTTCTATATGAATTCAATCGTGAAAAATGA
- the bshA gene encoding N-acetyl-alpha-D-glucosaminyl L-malate synthase BshA, translating to MEKLKVGVICYPSLGGSGVVATELGKMMADRGHEMHYITSSKPFRFLDVHPNIQFHEVKIDGYAVFKYPPYDIALANRIAEVIETEKLDLLHVHYAVPHAVSAALGKDMANSTIGVITTLHGTDVTILGHDPGLRNTVRYGIDKSTITTAVSESLRLETLELIEPKKELVTIYNFIDENKYYPVDAGTLKSDFGIKPDEKVIIHISNFRKVKRIPDIIESFRGVLKEIDAKLLLVGDGPEKMEMEALVFELGIEQNVIFTGKRDDLPELLAISDVMFHLSETEAFGLVLLEALACGLPSVATNVGGIPEVIEDGYNGFLVQVGDIYGATEKALLLLKDDKLRMTLRENGLATAADKFHSSTIVNQYEKLYYEVAGK from the coding sequence TTGGAAAAATTGAAAGTCGGTGTAATTTGCTACCCGTCACTCGGAGGCTCCGGAGTCGTAGCAACTGAACTTGGAAAAATGATGGCAGATAGAGGCCATGAAATGCATTACATTACATCGAGTAAGCCGTTCCGTTTTTTGGACGTACATCCAAATATTCAATTCCATGAAGTGAAAATAGATGGCTACGCCGTTTTTAAATATCCGCCTTATGACATTGCGCTTGCCAATCGTATTGCGGAAGTGATTGAAACGGAAAAACTTGACCTTCTTCATGTCCATTATGCCGTACCACACGCCGTATCGGCTGCACTTGGAAAAGATATGGCGAATTCGACGATTGGTGTTATTACGACGTTGCATGGAACAGATGTAACAATTCTTGGACATGATCCGGGACTACGCAATACAGTGCGCTATGGAATCGATAAATCCACTATTACTACAGCTGTTTCTGAATCACTTCGACTAGAAACATTGGAATTGATTGAGCCGAAGAAAGAATTAGTAACGATATATAATTTCATCGATGAAAACAAATACTATCCGGTAGATGCTGGAACACTGAAAAGTGATTTTGGGATTAAGCCGGATGAAAAAGTGATTATCCATATTTCGAATTTTAGGAAAGTGAAACGAATTCCCGATATTATTGAAAGTTTTAGGGGAGTATTAAAAGAAATCGATGCAAAATTACTTCTTGTCGGGGATGGGCCTGAAAAAATGGAGATGGAAGCGCTTGTTTTTGAATTAGGAATAGAGCAGAATGTTATTTTTACTGGAAAAAGGGATGACTTACCTGAACTGCTAGCCATCAGTGATGTCATGTTTCATTTGTCAGAAACAGAGGCGTTCGGCCTTGTTCTGCTGGAAGCGCTTGCTTGCGGATTACCTTCAGTTGCGACAAATGTCGGTGGAATTCCGGAGGTTATTGAAGATGGTTACAACGGTTTTCTTGTCCAAGTTGGCGACATTTATGGGGCAACGGAAAAAGCATTGCTATTATTGAAAGACGATAAACTACGTATGACACTCAGGGAAAATGGTCTGGCAACAGCTGCTGACAAGTTCCATTCATCAACAATCGTCAATCAGTATGAAAAACTTTATTACGAAGTGGCGGGAAAATAA
- the dapB gene encoding 4-hydroxy-tetrahydrodipicolinate reductase yields the protein MTIKVAIAGARGRLGSAALTAIMSAPNMKVVAALDYKYEGQYLHETEVNNMPGGIPIYTSLENLAAANKPDVMLDLTDPNAVFRNVHDALSLGIRPVVGTSGLSMDNIALLTELAAKNQVGGIIAPNFSIGAVLMMKFSAIAARYLDNVEILEMHHDKKVDAPSGTAVKTAEMIKAVRESHKQGHPDEQEHQVGARGADFDGMKIHSIRLPGLLAHQQVLLGGEGELLTIRHDSFDRSSFMPGILMAIHNVMERQDLVYGLENIID from the coding sequence TTGACTATAAAAGTTGCAATTGCAGGAGCACGTGGCCGATTGGGAAGCGCGGCGTTAACCGCAATTATGAGTGCACCAAATATGAAAGTTGTTGCTGCCCTTGATTACAAGTATGAAGGGCAGTATTTACATGAAACGGAAGTAAATAATATGCCAGGTGGAATACCTATTTATACATCTCTTGAGAATCTAGCTGCTGCGAACAAGCCTGACGTTATGCTGGATTTGACAGATCCGAATGCCGTTTTTAGAAATGTACATGACGCGTTATCGCTTGGAATACGTCCTGTGGTTGGTACATCAGGACTCTCAATGGATAATATTGCTTTGTTGACAGAACTGGCTGCTAAAAATCAGGTTGGAGGAATCATCGCACCAAATTTTTCGATTGGAGCAGTGTTGATGATGAAGTTTTCTGCCATAGCAGCACGCTATTTAGACAATGTCGAAATACTGGAAATGCATCATGACAAAAAAGTCGATGCACCATCAGGCACAGCGGTAAAGACTGCTGAAATGATAAAAGCCGTTAGAGAATCACATAAACAAGGACACCCAGATGAACAAGAACATCAAGTAGGAGCACGCGGTGCGGATTTCGACGGTATGAAAATACATAGCATCCGACTGCCTGGCTTACTCGCGCATCAGCAAGTGTTACTCGGAGGCGAAGGGGAGTTACTAACTATCCGTCACGACTCTTTCGATCGAAGTTCATTTATGCCGGGGATTCTCATGGCAATACACAATGTAATGGAACGACAAGACCTTGTTTACGGGCTTGAAAATATCATTGACTAA
- a CDS encoding nucleotide pyrophosphohydrolase has protein sequence MEQSQTMEKLQQEVDFYINGFKEGYFPPMELVARLTEELGELSREVQHVYGMKKKKSTEAIKSLEEETGDLLFVLICFANSQGINLDKALLNVLKKFKERDADRWTKKEEMI, from the coding sequence ATGGAGCAATCGCAGACGATGGAAAAGCTACAACAAGAAGTAGATTTTTACATAAATGGTTTTAAAGAAGGTTACTTCCCTCCGATGGAATTGGTCGCTAGGTTGACTGAAGAGCTTGGAGAATTGTCAAGAGAGGTACAGCATGTATACGGCATGAAAAAGAAAAAATCGACTGAAGCGATAAAATCACTAGAAGAAGAAACAGGAGATCTGCTATTTGTTCTTATTTGTTTCGCTAACTCACAGGGGATTAACTTAGACAAAGCACTTTTAAACGTTCTTAAGAAGTTCAAAGAACGGGATGCCGACCGCTGGACTAAAAAGGAGGAAATGATTTGA
- a CDS encoding YitT family protein yields MFVGIKFKNIFFIILGAAIFSFGLVHFNIQNELAEGGFTGITLILLFAFKWDPAIMNLILNIPMFIIGWKLLGKKVFVYTVIGTVAVSVFLKVFMIYQIDIHLKDDMFLVALFAGVFIGIGLGIIFRYGGTTGGVDIIARLAHKYIGWSMGKTMFLFDALVILVSWAVYLDHRSMMYTLVALFVGARVIDFVQEGAYAARGAFIISESQDEIATKITEEMERGVTVFRGYGHFTKSDREILYCVVGRNEIVRLKNIITSVDPHAFVSLTDVHDVMGEGFTLDEQKRPLER; encoded by the coding sequence ATGTTCGTCGGGATCAAATTCAAAAATATCTTTTTCATCATTCTTGGTGCTGCAATTTTCAGTTTTGGGCTCGTCCATTTTAATATTCAAAACGAACTCGCCGAAGGTGGTTTTACAGGAATTACATTGATACTCCTGTTCGCTTTCAAGTGGGATCCAGCAATTATGAACCTTATCCTAAACATTCCAATGTTCATTATTGGCTGGAAGCTATTAGGGAAAAAAGTGTTTGTCTATACGGTCATCGGAACAGTGGCAGTGTCTGTCTTCCTTAAAGTCTTCATGATTTATCAGATTGATATCCATCTGAAAGACGATATGTTCCTTGTGGCTTTGTTCGCGGGAGTGTTTATTGGCATTGGGCTCGGCATAATCTTTAGATACGGTGGAACAACTGGCGGTGTAGATATTATCGCACGTTTGGCGCACAAATACATCGGTTGGAGTATGGGAAAAACAATGTTTCTCTTCGACGCGCTTGTCATCCTCGTTTCCTGGGCAGTCTATCTGGACCACCGCTCGATGATGTACACGCTTGTTGCACTGTTTGTCGGTGCACGCGTCATCGACTTCGTCCAAGAAGGCGCATACGCAGCTAGAGGCGCTTTCATCATCTCTGAAAGCCAAGACGAGATCGCAACGAAAATCACTGAAGAAATGGAACGCGGTGTGACGGTCTTTAGAGGGTACGGTCACTTCACTAAATCTGATCGAGAAATTCTCTATTGTGTCGTCGGAAGAAATGAAATTGTCCGTTTAAAAAACATCATTACGTCAGTCGATCCGCACGCCTTCGTTTCACTCACCGATGTCCATGACGTTATGGGGGAAGGTTTTACGCTAGATGAACAAAAACGGCCGCTTGAACGTTGA
- a CDS encoding zinc metallopeptidase — translation MFWIYLGAIILLPLYAQFKVKSTYKRYSKVRSTSGMTGAEVARLILDQNGLQDVQVVESRGFLSDHYNPLTKIVALSTHNFHEASVAGTAIAAHEVGHAIQDKEAYSFLRFRHRLAPVANITSNASWIFIMIGMIFSSMNSLLGIGIALLAVGVLFQVVTLPVEFNASTRAMNEIVSLGIIRNEEEKSAKKVLSAAAMTYVAATAVAVLELVRLILIFRSRD, via the coding sequence ATGTTCTGGATTTACTTGGGTGCAATTATACTATTGCCGCTTTATGCCCAATTCAAAGTGAAGAGCACATACAAAAGGTACTCTAAAGTGCGTTCTACATCTGGAATGACAGGTGCGGAGGTCGCGCGGCTTATCCTTGACCAAAATGGATTGCAAGATGTGCAAGTGGTTGAAAGCCGAGGATTTCTGAGTGATCATTATAACCCGCTTACGAAAATTGTTGCATTATCAACACATAATTTCCATGAGGCATCTGTCGCAGGTACAGCTATTGCAGCTCACGAAGTTGGACATGCGATTCAAGATAAGGAAGCCTATTCATTTCTTCGTTTCCGTCACCGTTTAGCACCAGTTGCGAATATCACTTCCAATGCATCTTGGATTTTCATTATGATTGGTATGATTTTCTCAAGCATGAATTCCTTGCTTGGAATCGGTATCGCGCTACTAGCAGTGGGAGTTCTGTTTCAAGTTGTTACATTGCCGGTTGAGTTTAACGCATCTACACGTGCGATGAATGAGATCGTCTCACTTGGAATTATCCGTAATGAAGAAGAAAAAAGTGCGAAAAAAGTATTGAGCGCAGCGGCAATGACTTATGTCGCAGCAACTGCTGTTGCAGTGCTTGAACTGGTTCGTCTTATCCTTATTTTTAGGAGCAGAGACTAA
- a CDS encoding DUF1405 domain-containing protein codes for MDFFIQKIWLVLSHKSFLWILLFINLSGTVFGYDWYMWQLEITEPKFWIFVPDSPTASLFFTLAIIGWLIGRNFKLIEALALITLVKYGLWAVVMNLLTLVETGSIGWMGWMLIGSHFAMALQAVLYSRLYRFSLIHIAIAAVWTLHNDVIDYVYVQMPIYYDLMKNMDHIGYFTFWLSIACILLAYWVWKKRSNTVIW; via the coding sequence ATGGATTTTTTCATTCAGAAGATTTGGCTTGTCCTTTCTCATAAATCATTTCTTTGGATTCTGTTATTTATTAACTTGAGCGGCACGGTGTTCGGCTATGATTGGTATATGTGGCAACTTGAAATCACAGAGCCGAAGTTTTGGATTTTTGTGCCGGACAGTCCTACGGCTAGCTTATTCTTCACACTTGCCATTATTGGCTGGCTAATCGGTAGGAACTTTAAGCTAATCGAAGCGCTCGCACTTATAACACTTGTTAAATACGGGCTTTGGGCGGTCGTCATGAATCTATTGACGCTTGTCGAGACGGGTTCAATTGGCTGGATGGGCTGGATGCTTATCGGCTCACATTTTGCGATGGCGCTACAGGCAGTATTGTACAGTCGGTTGTATAGGTTTTCACTCATTCATATTGCAATTGCGGCGGTTTGGACACTTCATAATGACGTTATAGATTACGTCTACGTTCAGATGCCGATCTATTATGACTTAATGAAAAATATGGATCACATCGGTTATTTCACATTTTGGTTATCGATTGCCTGCATTTTACTTGCTTATTGGGTATGGAAGAAGAGGTCGAACACTGTTATATGGTAA
- a CDS encoding menaquinol-cytochrome c reductase cytochrome b/c subunit → MQRGKGMKFVGDSRIKATNKMPNVPKDYSEYPGKTEAFWPNFLLKEWLIGAVFLIGYLILTVAHPSPLERQADPTDTMYMPVPDWYFLSMYQLLKYQFASGPYNIIGAIIMPGLAMGALMLVPFMDTTKERRAIKRPLPTAFMLLSFAALFYLTWESYVNHDWEKQKIQGAIVEEVEFDTESEGYQIYAGASCIGCHGDAFQGGLGKPLVNTGLSAADIVKIAHDGQGDMPPGTWEGSDEDLQVLAEFIEGLKSE, encoded by the coding sequence ATGCAACGCGGAAAAGGGATGAAATTTGTCGGAGATTCGCGCATTAAGGCTACGAACAAGATGCCGAACGTCCCGAAAGATTATTCAGAATATCCGGGTAAAACGGAAGCTTTCTGGCCTAACTTCCTCTTGAAGGAATGGTTGATTGGTGCAGTTTTCCTTATTGGATATTTAATATTGACAGTTGCTCATCCGTCCCCGCTTGAACGTCAAGCGGATCCGACAGATACGATGTATATGCCAGTTCCAGACTGGTATTTCCTATCTATGTATCAATTGTTGAAGTATCAGTTTGCTTCAGGACCGTATAATATTATTGGTGCTATTATCATGCCAGGTCTTGCAATGGGTGCCCTAATGCTTGTTCCATTTATGGATACAACGAAGGAGCGCCGAGCAATTAAACGTCCGCTTCCGACTGCATTCATGCTTCTTTCATTCGCAGCTTTGTTCTACCTAACTTGGGAGTCATATGTGAACCATGATTGGGAAAAACAGAAAATACAAGGTGCGATTGTCGAAGAAGTAGAATTCGATACCGAATCTGAAGGTTATCAAATCTATGCTGGGGCGAGCTGTATTGGTTGTCACGGTGATGCGTTCCAGGGTGGTCTTGGTAAGCCTTTAGTAAATACAGGTCTTAGTGCTGCTGATATTGTGAAAATTGCTCACGACGGACAAGGTGACATGCCTCCTGGTACATGGGAAGGTTCAGATGAAGATTTACAAGTACTTGCCGAGTTTATAGAAGGCTTGAAAAGCGAGTAA
- the qcrB gene encoding menaquinol-cytochrome c reductase cytochrome b subunit, whose amino-acid sequence MLNKIYDWVDERLDITPIWRDIADHEVPEHVNPAHHFSAFIYCFGGLTFFITVIQILSGMFLTMYYTPDIENAWKSVYYLQNEVAFGEIVRGMHHWGASLVIVMMFLHTLRVFFTGSYKKPRELNWVVGVLIFMVMLGLGFTGYLLPWDMKALFATKVGIEIAASVPFIGESIKVLLAGDTTILGAQTLTRFFAIHVFFLPAALLGLLAAHFIMIRRQGISGPL is encoded by the coding sequence GTGCTAAATAAAATTTATGATTGGGTTGACGAACGGTTGGATATCACCCCGATTTGGCGCGATATCGCTGACCACGAAGTACCTGAGCACGTAAACCCTGCACATCACTTTTCTGCATTCATCTATTGTTTCGGAGGACTGACATTCTTTATCACTGTCATCCAGATTCTTTCTGGTATGTTCCTTACGATGTATTACACACCGGACATTGAAAATGCATGGAAATCCGTTTATTACCTTCAAAATGAAGTAGCATTCGGTGAAATTGTGCGTGGGATGCATCACTGGGGAGCGTCACTTGTTATCGTTATGATGTTCTTACATACGCTGCGTGTATTCTTTACTGGCTCTTATAAAAAACCACGTGAACTTAACTGGGTTGTCGGAGTACTGATCTTTATGGTTATGCTCGGCCTTGGTTTTACTGGTTATCTACTACCATGGGATATGAAAGCATTGTTCGCTACGAAAGTAGGAATTGAAATTGCGGCATCAGTCCCGTTCATCGGTGAATCAATTAAAGTGCTCCTTGCAGGAGATACAACGATTCTCGGTGCACAAACATTAACACGATTCTTCGCCATTCACGTATTCTTCTTACCAGCTGCTTTGCTTGGGTTGCTTGCAGCACATTTTATCATGATCAGAAGACAAGGTATTTCAGGACCGCTATAA